The following proteins come from a genomic window of Pyxidicoccus sp. MSG2:
- the pilA gene encoding type IV pilin protein PilA, which produces MRVSRFNPRNRGFTLIELMIVVAIIGILAAIAIPNFLKFQARSKQSEAKTNLKALYTAQKSFFSEKDRYSMFANELGFAPERGNRYGYIVGTGGANEDRATATINNPAGQGVSSISFDVFRFKGATAVPAPSVANYIPDTTGRTTAFGVQPDVATCPNCNFFAGAQGNADNEATFDDWVIAGFEGHGQVTGCSEEGNVSSGTPYNTRNDVACD; this is translated from the coding sequence ATGCGCGTCTCCCGCTTCAACCCCCGCAACCGTGGCTTCACGCTCATCGAGCTCATGATCGTGGTCGCCATCATCGGCATCCTGGCCGCCATCGCCATCCCGAACTTCCTCAAGTTCCAGGCGCGCTCCAAGCAGTCCGAGGCGAAGACCAACCTCAAGGCCCTGTACACCGCGCAGAAGTCGTTCTTCTCCGAGAAGGACCGCTACTCGATGTTCGCCAACGAGCTCGGCTTCGCGCCCGAGCGCGGCAACCGCTACGGCTACATCGTCGGCACGGGCGGTGCGAACGAGGATCGCGCCACCGCCACCATCAACAACCCCGCTGGCCAGGGCGTGTCGAGCATCTCCTTCGACGTGTTCCGCTTCAAGGGCGCCACCGCGGTTCCGGCCCCCTCCGTGGCCAACTACATCCCGGACACCACGGGCCGCACCACGGCCTTCGGCGTGCAGCCGGACGTGGCGACCTGCCCCAACTGCAACTTCTTCGCGGGTGCCCAGGGCAACGCGGACAACGAGGCCACGTTCGATGACTGGGTCATCGCCGGCTTCGAGGGTCACGGCCAGGTGACGGGCTGCTCCGAAGAGGGCAACGTCTCCTCCGGCACCCCGTACAACACGCGCAACGACGTCGCCTGCGACTGA